The Acidimicrobiia bacterium nucleotide sequence GAGGATGCCCGACGCGTGTTCGCCACCCGCTCGGCGGTGCTGGCGTCGCTCCGCGCCACCATGCAGGAACGCGGCTTCGTGGAGGTCGAGACGCCGGTGCTCCACGACATCGTCGGCGGTGCCACGGCCCGGCCGTTCACCACGCACCACAACGCGCTCGACATCGACCTCTACATGCGCATCGCGCTGGAGCTCCACCTGAAGCGCCTCATCGTGGCGGGCATGGACCGCGTCTTCGAGATCGGCCGGGTCTTCCGCAACGAGGGGATCGACACGCGCCACAACCCCGAGTTCACGATGCTCGAGGCCTACCAGGCCTTCGCCGACTACCACGACATGATGGAGCTCACCGAGCATCTCGTCGTCACGGCGGCCGAGGCGGCCAACGGGTCGACCACGGTGGAGATCGACGGCACGCCCGTCGATCTGGCGCAGCCGTGGCCCCGCATCACCGTGTCGCAGCTCATCGCCGACACGGTCGGGGTCGACATCCACCCGTCGATGCCGGTGGCCGATGCACGCAGGGTCCTCGACGGCCTCGACCTCGAGTACAAGGAGCAGTGGGGAGCAGGCAAGCTCACCGATGTCGTGTACGACGAGCGCGCTCAGCACGAGGTGTTCGAGCCGACGTTCGTGACCGACTACCCCCGCGAGGTGTCACCACTCGCACGCCCACACCGCGATGACCCAGCGCTCGTGGAGCGCTTCGAGCTCATCGTGTCCGGTCGCGAGCTGGCCAACGCCTTCAGCGAGCTCAACGACCCGGTCGACCAGATGGGGCGCTTCGAGGCCGAGGCCCGTGCCCGGTCGCAGGGCGACGTCGAGGCCGGTGAGGTCGACTACGACTACGTGCGGGCCCTCGAGTACGGGATGCCGCCCACCGGTGGGCTGGGCATCGGGATCGACCGGCTGGTCATGCTGATCGCCGGTGTGTCGTCTATCCGTGAGGTGATCCTCTTCCCGACGCTGCGCCCGGAGCGCTTCGACGAGTCGGAGTTCCGCTTCCCCGATCACTGAGACCATCACGTCGCGGCGCGATCCTCGCTAGCGTTTCCTCCGTGGCGACACACGCGGAGGAGTGATGGAGCGCCTGAGCGGCCTCGACGCCGGCTTCCTCTACATGGAGACGCCGACGCTCCTGATGCACACGCTCAAGATCGCCGTGCTCACGCCCCCCGACGACGAGGAGGGCTACACCTTCGACCGCTTCGTGCGGACGTTGGGCGAGCGCCTCCACGCCCTCCCACCGTTCCGGCGACGGGTCGTCGAGGTACCGGGCCGGATCGCCCACCCGGTGTGGATCGAGGATCCCGACTTCGACATGTCACACCACATCCGCCGCACGACGGTCGCCGCACCCGGCGGCCCACGCGAGTTGGACGACGCAATCGCCGAAATCGCATCGACGCCTCTGGACCGGTCGCGCCCCCTGTGGGAGCTGTGGGCACTGGAAGGACTCGCCGACGGACGCTTCGCCGCCGTCACCAAGATCCACCACGCCGCCGCCGACGGTGTCGCGGCCTCGGCTCTGCTGGCCAACGTGATGACTACGGAGCAGGCCGACACCGGCGCGCCGCCCGGCGCGCAGGAGTGGCACGCCGAGCCGGTCCCGTCCCGGTGGAGGTTGTTCCGCGACGCGATCGTGCACCAGCTCGGAAATCTGTGGCGCCTGCCTGCGCTGATCGGCCGGACGTGGCGCAGCGTCCGCCGGGTCCTCCGCCGCCGGCGGGAGTCGCCGCTCTCACCGCCGCTTCCGATCAAGGACACACCCAACACGGCCTTCAACGCGTCACTCACAGCCCGGCGGGCGTTCGCCACCACCTCACTGTCACTCGACGACGTGAGGACCGTGAAGAACCGCGTCGGCGTGACCGTCAACGACGTCCTGCTGGGCCTCATCGCCGAGGCGCTGCGCTCCTATCTCTCGGCACGCCACGCCCTTCCCATCCGCTCGCTCGTGGCGGGGATCCCGGTGAGCACGGATCGCCCCGACGACGTGGCACGACTCGGCGGCAACCGGGTGTCGAACCTCTTCACGTCGCTGCGAACCGACATCGTCGACCCCGTGGAGCGACTCGGCGCCATCCACGACGTGACCGCAGAGGCCAAGGTCGTGCAGAACATTCTCGGCGCCACGATGATGCAGGAGTGGGTGGAGTACACACCCCCCGGGCCGTTCACGTGGTTCATGAAGCGCTACTCGGCACGCGACGTCGCCGACCGTCACCACCCACCGATCAACCTGGTGGTGTCGAACGTCCCCGGCCCGCCCGACCCACTGTTCATCGAGGGGGCCGACCTCCGCGAGATCTACTCGATCGGGCCCATCCTCGAGGGCATCGGGCTGAACATCACGGTCTGGAGCTACGCGCAGCGCATGTACGTGAGCGCCATGAGCTGTGCCGACACGATGCCCGACCTCCACGACGTCACCGACGCCATCCCGCGCGCTCTCGACGACCTGCTGGCGACGACCGACCCACAAGGGAAGGCCGCCGGAGCCTGACTCACTCCACGCCGAGCTCCTCGCGGTCGCGCGACTCCACCGTCGACACCGCCGGAAGCCCGCAAGCAGCGGCCGTTCCGTCCGATCCCGCCTCCTCACCGGGCGCCAGCCGGTCGGCAGCGCCGTCGAGCCGGCGCAGCAGTGTCAGCACGGGAAGGATCAGGACCGTGCCGAGCCCGCCGACCACGAACCCGGCGGAGATCGACGCCGACTGCGACAGCGCGCCGAGCCCGGCCTGACCGCCGACGCCGCCGACGCCCGACACCATCGAGTCGAACGACACGACGGTCGCGCGCTGCTCGGTCGGGACGATGTGGTGGATGTACGACTGGCGCACGGGCATCCGGACACCCATGGCCCCGGTGATGAGGAGGAACACGGGCACGGCCACCCAGAACGACGTCGTGAGGCCCACGACGACCGCTGCTGCCGTCTGGACACCGGCCGCCCACAGCAGCAACGTGGTGCGGCGGGTGCAGAGGCGCGAGGCGTACTCCACGATCGCGTTGCCCGCCATGGTGGACAGAGAGATGAGGGCGCTGACGATGCCGGCGACCCAGACGGCGTCGTCGTCGAGCAACTCGAGGAAGTAGGGCTGCCAGGCGTAGAAGGCCCACATGAAGAACGTGCCCTGGACGAACGCGGCGACCATCAGGAGCCGGATCTCCCGCTGGTTCCACCCGAACTCGATGCTCGATCGGGCGACCCGGCGCATCTCGGCGGGGTACGCGCGGGCCGCCGGCCGACGTGGCGAGAAACCGACGTCGTGCATCCGCGCAGTGGCGATGACGAACAGCGCCGCGAGCAGGCCGGCGCGCACGAGGAAGGGGATGGCGAGGTCGATCTGGCCCAGCAGCCCACCGCCCACGGTGCCCACGAGCATGGCGGCGCCGCTGATCATCTGACCGCGGGCGAAGATGCTGTCGAGCTGCCCGTCGAATCCTGTCGAGTGGAGGGCGTCGACGAGCCACGCCTCGACGGCACCGGAGTAGAAGGTGAAGCCGAGGCCCATGAACACGCTCACGACCGAGTAGGCCACAACGCCGCCCTCGACCTGTGCGAGGCCGACGTAGAGCAGGGTGCTGACCATGAGGACGACGACACTGGCGAGGAAGGAGATGCGTCGCCCGAGCGTGTCGGCCACGACGCCGGTGGGGATCTCGAACACGACCATTCCGGCGAGAAAGGCGGCGTTGGCGATGAACACCTCGAAGATGTCGAGGCCCGCGTCGAGCAGGAACAGCGTGTTGACGCCCCAGATCACCGACGCGGAGAGGGTGTACAGCCCGGCGATCAGGTAGTAGCTGCGGGCGACGCGCTGGGGTGTCATCGTGGGCCGACCCTACCCACACGCCGGTAGAGTGAAATGCGTGCCCGCCTCACCGTTCGAGCCCGCGTCGCTGGGACCCGTCACGCTTCGGAACCGGACGATCAAGTCCGCCACCTTCGAGGGCATGACACCCGAGGGCCTCGTCTCCGACCGGCTCATCGAGTTCCACCGCCGCTTCGCCGCCGGGGGTGTCGGCATGACGACGCTGGCCTACTGCTCGGTGTCCACCGAGGGGCGCACCTACCGCGACCAGATCTGGATGCGGCCCGACGCCGTGGCCGGGCTCCGGCGCCTCACCGACGCCGTGCACGCGGAGGGCGGAGCAGCGGCCGTGCAACTGGGGCACGCCGGCTGGTTCGGAAACCCGCGCGCCAGCGGCCAGACGACGATCGGGCCGACGCGCATGTTCAGCCCCTACGGCTTCACGTTCCCCCGGGAGATGACGAGTGCCGACTTCGCCCGGCTCACCGACGACTACCGCCGCGCCGCGCAGCTGGCCGTCGAGGCCGGCTTCGACGCTGTGGAGGTCCACGTCGGACATGGCTACCTCTTGAGCCAGTTCCTCAGCCCGTTCACGAACAAGCGAACCGACGAGTGGGGTGGCCCCATCGAGAACCGTGCGCGCTTCCCGCGTCAGGCGCTCGAGGCGGTGCGCGAGGGCGCGGGCTCTGACGTGGCCGTCTACGCCAAGCTCAACATGGACGACGGGTTCCGGTCGGGTCTGCAGATCGACGACGGAATCGAGGCCGCCCGGATGATCGAGACCGACGGCAGCGTCGACGCCCTCGAGCTCACGGGCGGGTTCACCGCCCGCTCTCCCATGTACCTCATGCGCGGGGAGCCGCCGGTGGCCGCCATGCTCGAGACGACGCCGTCGCTGCTGCACCGGGTCGGTCTGCGCCTGGGGGCGAAGAAGCTCATGCGCGAGTACCCCTTCGAGGAGGGGTTCTTCCTGCCGAACGCGCGTCGGTTCCGGGAGGCTGTGGATCTCCCACTGATCCTGCTCGGAGGGATCAAGAGCCGCGACACGATCGTCTCCGCGATCGACGAGGGCTTCGAGTTCGTGGCGATGGCCCGGGCACTGCTGCGCGAGCCCGACCTCGTGAACCGCTACGCGGCCGGTGAGGCCGACGAGTCGCTGTGCGTCCCGTGCAACCGGTGCATGGCCGAGATGGACCGCGACGGCACCCGCTGCGTCTTCGCCGCCGACCCTGTTTGATGCGTCCGTGAGGTCCGTATAGCGCGCGCTACGGACGCATCATGCCGCCCCGTGGCGGCGGTGGCGGGTCCGGAAAACGGCGTTTCCGACGAGCACCAGCCACCCGGCGACGATCAGCGCCACACCCGCGGCGAGAACGCCGGGTGTCTCGGATCCCGTGCGGGGGAGCGTCGAGCCGGCCACCGCCACGTCGGCTCCCGAGTCGGCGCCCGTGTTGGTGATCTGCTCGCCTCCGACGTCGGTGTCGTCGTCGGGGTCCTCGCTGCAGAGCAACTCGAAGGGAATCGAGTCGAGTAGACCGGCCACATCGGGGTCCTCGGCCGCTGCCTGCTGGAGCGGGTCGTCGAGGCTCTCGTCGAAATTGATCTTGCCCTCGGTGAAGTCGGGGATCGGCGAGAACTGCGTGGCGGAGTCCCACTCGCCCACGGCGCCGTGGATCAGCGTGTTGACACTCACGCTGTCGGGTGACGCGGTGACCGGGTTGGGACCGTTGACGCCTCCGAGCTGTGAGGGAACGTCGGAAGCCTCAGCCGTCACGAGGTCGACCTGGAAGGGACACACGAGCCCGAGAACCAGCTCGAGCAGTTCGGGGTTGGAGAGGAAGACGTCGATGACGCCGTCGAGATCGAGAGCCGGGGCGACCTGGCTCCTGCCGTCGTCGCCGGCCGTCAGGATCCCGAGACCGTCGCGTTCGAGCGTGGCGGCGATGGCGTCCTCGTCGAGCTTCGGAACGGGCAGCGCGACCTCGAGGTTGTAGACGCCAGGAGCCTGGATCCACACGGTGTCGGTGATGTCGACCCGGCCCTGCGGTGACGTGCCCCAGGCCTGTGCCATGTCGAGCACCCACGATACGAGGGTGACGGGAACCGCCCGGTCGAGGTGACAACCTTCCGGGACCGTGACCTGTGCACGCGCGACGCGTGCCTCCTTGTCGATGGTCAGCGAGGAGAAGTTGGCCGAGTTCGGCAGGAAATCGAGATCGAACTCGAACGCCGCGCACTCGGCGTCGACGTGGAGTTGCTCACCGAGCCGACGGACCTCGGCCCAGTTGCCGGCCCGCGCGTGGTTCCGGATCTCCTGGAGGCGAGCCTGCGCCTCGGGCCGGAGGCTGTCGAGGAACTGCTGCGCCTCAGCGCTGTTCTGCGAAAGACCGCTCTTGATGCCGTCGACGATGTTGTCGATGTCGGGGCCCGGCTTCTGCTGCGCGCTCGCGGGAGCAGCGAGACCGAATGTGACGAGCATCGCTGCGATCAGCGCCACGAGGGCACGCCGGAAGCGACGACGGCTGCGGGGTCGGGGAGCTGAGTTCATGATCTTCCTCCGGTGTCACAAGGAGCGACCTGCCGGGGTCATGTCCGGTTTCTGCCGATAGAGCATATTAGACGTCTTTTGTGAGTTACAAACTTCAGAGAGTAATTTCGCACGGAGAGTGGCCGACGCGGTCCCGAGCTTCGATCCTTGTGGAGCAAGGCTCGTGGCAGGACGGGCGGGTTCGGAGGCGAAGCACCGGCCAGGGAGAATTCAGTCGGATCCTGCGCTCCAGACGTCCCACACGGCCCGAGGCGTGTCGTCGGCGAGTCGCAGGCTCATCGTGTCGAACACCTCCCCTCCGGCGGGGTACACGAGCGTCCAGATCCCGAAGACCGCGTCGACGGCGTCCATCTCCTCGATCAGACGCTCGGCGAACTCCGCCTGTGCGGCTTCGCTCGACGACCATCCCGGCACCACGCTCTCGGCCGCCCATCCCGACTCCGCGATCGCGACAGGTCGGTCGGTGTGGTCGCGAAGAGAAACGTAGAAGTCGTCGGGGATCTCGGCCGGCGTCTCGAAGGCGAGAGAGGGATAGCTCGAGAAGGCAAGGATGTCGGCGTCGGGGAATCGCTCGAGCAGGTCCCACTGCGCGGTGGCGGGGTCGTTGCGTCCGCCGAAGGCACCGGCGCGATAGCCCGCCATCCACTCGAGCTCGAACGACGTGAACACCTGCGTGTCAGGGGACGCCTCCTTCACGAGCGGCGCGACCTCTGCGAACAGCGTGACGAACTCCTCGAACGTGTCGGGGTTCTTCGACGCCAACAGGTTCGACTCGATGCCGATGCCGAAATAGCGCGGCCGGGTTCTCGCCACGAAGGCGACGGCCGACTCGCTGTAGCCCGCGATCGTGTCGTCGGTGAGAGGGCGGAACAGCTCCCCGGTGCCCTGGTCGAACGGGCTCACGGCGACCACCGGTTCGAGGCCGCGTGCGCGTCCGGCGACGGTGACGAACTCGAATGGACCGCCGTCTCCCTCGAGGTCGGCCCAGTCGCCGTACTGCGCCAGCAACGAGCCGGCTTCGTCGGCCCGGTCGAGGAAGGTGGCGATTCCCTCCTCGTCGTTCGACACCGGGTTGAGGGCGACGCCCCGCGGCGGGGAGCCGGACGGATCAGGCGCCGACCCCGGCGAAGAGGAAGATGTGTCGTCGTTCCCGGTGCAGGCTGCCGCCGCGACGAGGAGCACCAAGGCCACCAGGAAGCAGACCACCAGGAGGAAGGCACGTGGAGCTCTCCGGCGCATTCCAGAACAACGCGACATATCGCCCAGAATACCGGCGAGCGGCGTCACCTGTCATCGCAGCTGATCCGGAAGGCGCCGTCGAGTTCGACCGGGAGCAGGAGCGTGCGGAGACTCCGCTCCCGGGCGTCGGCACACACGGCGTCGGCATCGTCGAGGAGCCCGGGCGCGTACTCGGCGTTGAACACGGGCTTGCCGCCGTCGGTGAACGGAGCGAGTGCGTCGCACTCGTCGAACTCGTGGCACTGCTCGTTGACGGCGAAGTCGAAGACGTCCACGAGGTCGGGGATCTGCACAAGGTCGTTCTTGAGCCCGACGGCGAGGCCGCGGGCGTGCGCCTCTTCGGCGAGGAACCGGTTGAAATCGGCCTGATCCTCTGCTGTGAGATCGAAGCCGGAGTCGTTGTCGTACGCGTCGACGTTGTCGGGCTCCACGCCGTCGCATCCCTTGTCCGCCGCGAGTCGGATGCGCTCGACGGCACGGTCCCGCACGGAATCGTCTCGCACGTCGACCCACCGCTCGTCAGGGAAGTCGTCGAGAACGTGACCGAGTGCCTCGTCATCGATTTCCCCCGCGTCGTCGCGGAAGGATTCGAGCGATCCGGCCGAGAAGTAGCACACGACCCGGCGACCGTCGTCGTGCAGGGCGTCGATCGTGGAAGCGTCGGTGTCGAGGAGGTCGACGTCGTACACGTCGACGTCGTAGCCGGTGTCGAGCTCGCCGTCGAGCTGCCACTGCCAGGTCGTCACCGTGTCGGGGCGCCACCACTCCCCTGTCGGGTCGGTTGGTTCACCGCTCGGGGTCGGAGCACTCTGATCAGGGGAACCCGACCCCTGCTCACTGGAACAGGCTGCGAGTGTCAACAGCGCCACGAGACCCGTGACCAAGGTGCGTGAACTCCCGAAGCGCGCCACCGGGGGGAGGCTACGTCGCCGACGAGCGAGCCCGCCGTGCGCCAGGACGCCTACGCTCCACCACGATGGGTGACGCAGTCAGGGTAGGAACCGAGGGCGGCGTGAGGCGGCTCACACTGTGCCGCGCCAATGCGTACAACACGATCACACCGGAGCTTCGGGATCAGCTCCATACCGCCCTCGACGATGCCGACCGCGACGACGCCGTGCGCGTCGTCCTGTTGGATTCCGAGGGTCCGGCCTTCTGCGCCGGCTACGACCTGGCGTGGGGCACGGACATGCAGGCGAGCGTGGAGGGGACTCATCGCGTATGGGACTCCGCGGCGGACGTGCGCGCCATCGGGAGCTTCGCGTCGACCTGGGCGAGACTCCACGAGATCTCCAAGCCGACGATCGCCGCTGTGTCGGGCTGGTGCCTGGCGGGCGGCATGAACATCGTGCTCAACGCCGACCTGATCGTCTGTGCCGAGTCGGCACGGTTCGGCTATCCCCCGTCGCGCGTCTGGGGTGTTCCGGAGGCGCCGTGGACATGGGTGGCACGGCTGGGTCTCGAGCGCGCCAAGCGGTTCATGCTCACCGGCGACGAGATCACCGGGCCCGAGGCTGTCGAGCTCGGCATGGTGCTCGAGTGCGTGGCCGACGACGACCTCGCCGAGCGTGCCGCCGCACTGGCCCGGCGGATCGCGCTCGTGCCCACGAACCAGCTCCAGATGATCAAGTGGTCGCTGAACGAGGTCGCCCGCACGATGTACGATCCGCAGGGGTCGCGCATGCTCGGAACGTTGTTCGACGGTGTGGCGCGCCACACCCAGGAAGGTCTCGACTTCGTAGCCCGTTCCGAGGAGGCCGGATGGCGTGCTGCGGTGCGCGAGCGCGACGAGCCGTTCGGTGACTACGGCGAGCGACGGTGACATGACGGGCGCGAGCGGACAGGACGACCAGGACGGACATCCCTGGTGGAGATCGGCGGTCGTGTACCAGATCTACCCGCGCAGCTTCCGCGACACGTCCGGCAACGGGATCGGAGACCTGCGTGGCGTGATCGACGGGCTCGGCCACATCGCCCGGCTCGGTGTCGACGCCATCTGGTTGTCGCCCGTCTTCCGGTCCCCGATGGTCGACCACGGCTACGACGTCAGCGACTACTGCGACATCGACCCTCTGTTCGGGAGCCTCTCCGACTTCGACGAGCTGGTCGAGAAGGCCCACGACCGCGATCTCCGCGTGATTCTCGACTGGGTGCCGAACCACACGAGCGACCAGCATCCCTGGTTCCTCGAATCGCGCTCATCGCGCGACAACCCGCGCC carries:
- a CDS encoding NADH:flavin oxidoreductase; this translates as MPASPFEPASLGPVTLRNRTIKSATFEGMTPEGLVSDRLIEFHRRFAAGGVGMTTLAYCSVSTEGRTYRDQIWMRPDAVAGLRRLTDAVHAEGGAAAVQLGHAGWFGNPRASGQTTIGPTRMFSPYGFTFPREMTSADFARLTDDYRRAAQLAVEAGFDAVEVHVGHGYLLSQFLSPFTNKRTDEWGGPIENRARFPRQALEAVREGAGSDVAVYAKLNMDDGFRSGLQIDDGIEAARMIETDGSVDALELTGGFTARSPMYLMRGEPPVAAMLETTPSLLHRVGLRLGAKKLMREYPFEEGFFLPNARRFREAVDLPLILLGGIKSRDTIVSAIDEGFEFVAMARALLREPDLVNRYAAGEADESLCVPCNRCMAEMDRDGTRCVFAADPV
- a CDS encoding MFS transporter encodes the protein MTPQRVARSYYLIAGLYTLSASVIWGVNTLFLLDAGLDIFEVFIANAAFLAGMVVFEIPTGVVADTLGRRISFLASVVVLMVSTLLYVGLAQVEGGVVAYSVVSVFMGLGFTFYSGAVEAWLVDALHSTGFDGQLDSIFARGQMISGAAMLVGTVGGGLLGQIDLAIPFLVRAGLLAALFVIATARMHDVGFSPRRPAARAYPAEMRRVARSSIEFGWNQREIRLLMVAAFVQGTFFMWAFYAWQPYFLELLDDDAVWVAGIVSALISLSTMAGNAIVEYASRLCTRRTTLLLWAAGVQTAAAVVVGLTTSFWVAVPVFLLITGAMGVRMPVRQSYIHHIVPTEQRATVVSFDSMVSGVGGVGGQAGLGALSQSASISAGFVVGGLGTVLILPVLTLLRRLDGAADRLAPGEEAGSDGTAAACGLPAVSTVESRDREELGVE
- a CDS encoding endo alpha-1,4 polygalactosaminidase, whose translation is MTTWQWQLDGELDTGYDVDVYDVDLLDTDASTIDALHDDGRRVVCYFSAGSLESFRDDAGEIDDEALGHVLDDFPDERWVDVRDDSVRDRAVERIRLAADKGCDGVEPDNVDAYDNDSGFDLTAEDQADFNRFLAEEAHARGLAVGLKNDLVQIPDLVDVFDFAVNEQCHEFDECDALAPFTDGGKPVFNAEYAPGLLDDADAVCADARERSLRTLLLPVELDGAFRISCDDR
- a CDS encoding crotonase/enoyl-CoA hydratase family protein → MGDAVRVGTEGGVRRLTLCRANAYNTITPELRDQLHTALDDADRDDAVRVVLLDSEGPAFCAGYDLAWGTDMQASVEGTHRVWDSAADVRAIGSFASTWARLHEISKPTIAAVSGWCLAGGMNIVLNADLIVCAESARFGYPPSRVWGVPEAPWTWVARLGLERAKRFMLTGDEITGPEAVELGMVLECVADDDLAERAAALARRIALVPTNQLQMIKWSLNEVARTMYDPQGSRMLGTLFDGVARHTQEGLDFVARSEEAGWRAAVRERDEPFGDYGERR
- the lysS gene encoding lysine--tRNA ligase, with the translated sequence MAERDHRLDKLGALRDRGIDPYPVHFERDRTLGELVDEFGDLGDGEETDVSVSVAGRVMLRRGHGKLSFATIRDHSGEVQLFVAKNVVGDDAYERFGDVDLGDWLGVRGTVMVTRKGELSVRVESFELLAKALLPLPDKWAGLSDVDTRFRQRYVDLIVNEDARRVFATRSAVLASLRATMQERGFVEVETPVLHDIVGGATARPFTTHHNALDIDLYMRIALELHLKRLIVAGMDRVFEIGRVFRNEGIDTRHNPEFTMLEAYQAFADYHDMMELTEHLVVTAAEAANGSTTVEIDGTPVDLAQPWPRITVSQLIADTVGVDIHPSMPVADARRVLDGLDLEYKEQWGAGKLTDVVYDERAQHEVFEPTFVTDYPREVSPLARPHRDDPALVERFELIVSGRELANAFSELNDPVDQMGRFEAEARARSQGDVEAGEVDYDYVRALEYGMPPTGGLGIGIDRLVMLIAGVSSIREVILFPTLRPERFDESEFRFPDH
- a CDS encoding wax ester/triacylglycerol synthase family O-acyltransferase is translated as MERLSGLDAGFLYMETPTLLMHTLKIAVLTPPDDEEGYTFDRFVRTLGERLHALPPFRRRVVEVPGRIAHPVWIEDPDFDMSHHIRRTTVAAPGGPRELDDAIAEIASTPLDRSRPLWELWALEGLADGRFAAVTKIHHAAADGVAASALLANVMTTEQADTGAPPGAQEWHAEPVPSRWRLFRDAIVHQLGNLWRLPALIGRTWRSVRRVLRRRRESPLSPPLPIKDTPNTAFNASLTARRAFATTSLSLDDVRTVKNRVGVTVNDVLLGLIAEALRSYLSARHALPIRSLVAGIPVSTDRPDDVARLGGNRVSNLFTSLRTDIVDPVERLGAIHDVTAEAKVVQNILGATMMQEWVEYTPPGPFTWFMKRYSARDVADRHHPPINLVVSNVPGPPDPLFIEGADLREIYSIGPILEGIGLNITVWSYAQRMYVSAMSCADTMPDLHDVTDAIPRALDDLLATTDPQGKAAGA